A genome region from Halichondria panicea chromosome 15, odHalPani1.1, whole genome shotgun sequence includes the following:
- the LOC135348709 gene encoding ras-related protein Rab-13-like, which translates to MSHVDRNYDHLFKVLLCGDSGVGKTCLISQFTDNQIRRSHITTIGIDFKLKTFTVQGKRIRLQIWDTAGQERFETLTAQYYRRAQGILLVYDITQDATFGNVTKWLRNIEENAVDDVKVTLVGNKLDLDQQQGQRQVTTRKGEKLAKQHKCQFFETSAWSNTNITEAFTGLTEQILNSAEQRIGSERSESKLVLTSSIKSSVQQEPHGSSWCCG; encoded by the exons ATGAGTCACGTGGACCGTAACTACGACCACTTGTTCAAGGTGCTCCTCTGTGGGGACAGTGGTGTCGGGAAGACTTGCCTCATCTCTCAATTCACAGACAATCAGATTCGTCGCAGTCACATCACAACCATTG GTATTGACTTCAAACTAAAGACGTTCACTGTCCAGGGGAAAAGAATTCGACTTCAGATTTG ggacactGCAGGACAGGAGAGGTTTGAAACACTTACTGCACAGTACTACAGAAGAGCACAG ggcattctattggtgtATGATATCACACAGGATGCAACGTTTGGAAATGTAACCAAGTGGCTTAGAAATATTGAAGAG AATGCAGTGGATGATGTCAAGGTAACGCTGGTTGGTAACAAGTTAGACCTAGACCAACAGCAAGGACAGAGACAGGTCACCACCAGAAAAGGGGAGAAA TTGGCTAAACAGCACAAGTGCCAGTTCTTCGAGACTAGTGCGTGGTCAAACACTAATATCACAGAGGCATTCACTGGGCTAACAGAACAGATCCTCAATAGT gctgagCAACGCATAGGATCAGAGCGATCAGAGAGCAAACTGGTGCTCACTTCATCCATCAAGAGCTCTGTACAACAAGAGCCACACGGAAGTAGCTGGTGCTGTGGCTAG
- the LOC135348705 gene encoding NAD-dependent protein lipoamidase sirtuin-4, mitochondrial-like, which yields MRLSSLRSIYHSLPYFQTDRCIPNHSAISNSDFHALKSFIETSKRLFVLTGAGISTESGIKDYRSEGVGLYATTNQRPTTYDKFVRSAQVRQRYWARNTTAWPVFSTFKPNFSHNFLASLEHRDKLHWLVTQNVDDLHHKAGSRRVTELHGTVFSVICLSCCHMYPRPDIQEQIYRDNAGWAAQPQGFAPDADVFVAEEFVRTFRAPECVKCGGVLKPDVVFFGDSVPKSRVELIARRLEESDACLVVGSSLQTYSSFRHVKQAKDLGLPLLILNIGPTRADSLASVKINGRSGEAFEWLQDHL from the coding sequence ATGAGGCTCTCTAGTTTGAGGAGTATCTATCATAGTCTCCCCTACTTCCAAACGGACCGCTGTATCCCCAACCATTCAGCAATCTCCAACTCTGACTTCCATGCCCTGAAAAGTTTCATCGAAACCTCTAAACGACTGTTTGTCCTAACTGGAGCTGGTATATCTACAGAGAGTGGTATCAAAGACTATCGATCAGAAGGTGTGGGACTGTATGCTACTACAAATCAACGTCCGACCACTTACGATAAATTCGTGCGGAGTGCGCAAGTTCGACAACGTTACTGGGCAAGAAACACGACGGCATGGCCTGTATTCTCAACCTTTAAGCCAAACTTCAGTCATAATTTCCTCGCAAGTCTAGAGCATCGTGACAAACTACACTGGCTAGTCACTCAAAATGTGGACGACCTTCACCACAAGGCCGGTAGTCGAAGGGTGACGGAACTTCACGGAACagttttcagtgttatctgcCTCAGCTGTTGCCACATGTACCCACGACCTGATATACAAGAACAAATATACAGGGACAATGCTGGGTGGGCCGCTCAGCCTCAAGGATTTGCACCTGATGCCGACGTTTTCGTTGCTGAAGAATTCGTGAGAACATTCCGAGCCCCAGAGTGTGTGAAATGTGGAGGAGTGCTTAAACCTGATGTGGTGTTTTTTGGCGATTCTGTACCGAAATCTCGTGTGGAACTGATAGCTAGACGTCTTGAGGAAAGCGATGCATGTCTAGTGGTTGGATCGTCTCTACAAACATACTCTTCGTTTAGACATGTGAAACAAGCCAAAGATTTGGGGCTGCCTCTGTTAATACTGAACATTGGGCCGACTAGGGCTGACTCATTAGCCAGTGTGAAAATTAATGGACGATCTGGGGAGGCATTTGAATGGTTGCAGGATCATCTGTGA
- the LOC135348700 gene encoding NIF3-like protein 1 isoform X1: MFHSTLRVPLRSLLQQFINRHRSYHPSQAKQIPMELCGVVQALEKIAPTKLAEEWDNVGLLLEPKPSELIRGVFITNDLTEPVLSEALSLNNIGLILSYHPPIFQSFKKLTQGSAKERILLKCAQSGIAVYSPHTALDSMEGGINDWLLAGVGEGVVSSIGARKMGSRAGNVVNCEGVEQGHLEELCKSYPLVELRSEGEICCSDSDLVNILPLLKKLSPSNILVNSSTKVEVVPSGGRLVQLSQSLSVAQVIDKVKTYLHLPHLRVAMPTIDRPINSVATCAGSGGSVLQGVQADLYLTGEMSHHQVLEATAQGTAVVLCEHSNTERGYLKEVYRRRVAESLPGVEVVCSETDMDPLKIV, encoded by the exons ATGTTTCACTCGACACTACGTGTTCCCCTGAGATCTCTGCTACAACAGTTTATCAACCGCCACCGTTCCTACCACCCGAGCCAAGCCAAACAA ATCCCTATGGAGCTCTGTGGTGTAGTACAAGCCTTGGAGAAGATAGCACCCACCAAACTAGCAGAGGAATGGGACAACGTTGGTTTACTACTAGAGCCAAAACCGTCTGAACTAATACGAGGAGTGTTCATCACCAACGACCTCACAGAGCCTGTACTGAGTGAGGCACTCTCCCTGAATAATATTGGACTAATTTTGTCCTATCATCCTCCCATTTTCCAGTCATTCAAGAAGCTCACACAAGGCTCTGCTAAGGAGAGGATATTATTGAAATGTGCACAGTCAGGTATTGCAGTGTATTCCCCTCACACGGCTCTGGATAGTATGGAGGGTGGGATTAACGACTGGTTACTGGCTGGTGTTGGGGAGGGTGTAGTGTCCTCCATTGGAGCTAGGAAAATGGGATCTAGAGCTGGCAATGTGGTGAACTGTGAGGGGGTGGAACAAGGTCACTTGGAGGAACTCTGTAAATCATATCCACTTGTGGAGCTCAGGAGTGAGGG GGAGATCTGTTGCAGTGATAGTGACCTGGTAAATATTCTCCCCTTGTTAAAGAAACTGTCTCCTTCCAACATCTTGGTCAACTCTTCTACCAAA GTTGAAGTAGTGCCTTCAGGAGGACGTTTGGTACAACTGTCTCAGTCTCTCTCTGTTGCTCAAGTCATCGACAAAGTGAAGACCTACCTCCATCTCCCTCACCTCCGAGTCGCCATGCCAACCATTGATCGTCCAATCAACAGCGTGGCCACATGTGCTGGCTCAGGTGGTTCTGTACTGCAAGGTGTTCAAGCCGACCTCTACCTGACTGGAGAAATGTCCCATCATCAAGTACTGGAGGCTACTGCTCAAGGCACAGCCGTGGTTCTGTGTGAGCATAGCAACACTGAGAGGGGATATCTCAAAGAGGTTTACAGGAGGAGAGTGGCAGAGAGTCTGCCTGGAGTGGAGGTGGTGTGCTCAGAGACTGATATGGACCCGTTAAAAATTGtctga
- the LOC135348700 gene encoding NIF3-like protein 1 isoform X2, protein MELCGVVQALEKIAPTKLAEEWDNVGLLLEPKPSELIRGVFITNDLTEPVLSEALSLNNIGLILSYHPPIFQSFKKLTQGSAKERILLKCAQSGIAVYSPHTALDSMEGGINDWLLAGVGEGVVSSIGARKMGSRAGNVVNCEGVEQGHLEELCKSYPLVELRSEGEICCSDSDLVNILPLLKKLSPSNILVNSSTKVEVVPSGGRLVQLSQSLSVAQVIDKVKTYLHLPHLRVAMPTIDRPINSVATCAGSGGSVLQGVQADLYLTGEMSHHQVLEATAQGTAVVLCEHSNTERGYLKEVYRRRVAESLPGVEVVCSETDMDPLKIV, encoded by the exons ATGGAGCTCTGTGGTGTAGTACAAGCCTTGGAGAAGATAGCACCCACCAAACTAGCAGAGGAATGGGACAACGTTGGTTTACTACTAGAGCCAAAACCGTCTGAACTAATACGAGGAGTGTTCATCACCAACGACCTCACAGAGCCTGTACTGAGTGAGGCACTCTCCCTGAATAATATTGGACTAATTTTGTCCTATCATCCTCCCATTTTCCAGTCATTCAAGAAGCTCACACAAGGCTCTGCTAAGGAGAGGATATTATTGAAATGTGCACAGTCAGGTATTGCAGTGTATTCCCCTCACACGGCTCTGGATAGTATGGAGGGTGGGATTAACGACTGGTTACTGGCTGGTGTTGGGGAGGGTGTAGTGTCCTCCATTGGAGCTAGGAAAATGGGATCTAGAGCTGGCAATGTGGTGAACTGTGAGGGGGTGGAACAAGGTCACTTGGAGGAACTCTGTAAATCATATCCACTTGTGGAGCTCAGGAGTGAGGG GGAGATCTGTTGCAGTGATAGTGACCTGGTAAATATTCTCCCCTTGTTAAAGAAACTGTCTCCTTCCAACATCTTGGTCAACTCTTCTACCAAA GTTGAAGTAGTGCCTTCAGGAGGACGTTTGGTACAACTGTCTCAGTCTCTCTCTGTTGCTCAAGTCATCGACAAAGTGAAGACCTACCTCCATCTCCCTCACCTCCGAGTCGCCATGCCAACCATTGATCGTCCAATCAACAGCGTGGCCACATGTGCTGGCTCAGGTGGTTCTGTACTGCAAGGTGTTCAAGCCGACCTCTACCTGACTGGAGAAATGTCCCATCATCAAGTACTGGAGGCTACTGCTCAAGGCACAGCCGTGGTTCTGTGTGAGCATAGCAACACTGAGAGGGGATATCTCAAAGAGGTTTACAGGAGGAGAGTGGCAGAGAGTCTGCCTGGAGTGGAGGTGGTGTGCTCAGAGACTGATATGGACCCGTTAAAAATTGtctga